The Oncorhynchus tshawytscha isolate Ot180627B linkage group LG20, Otsh_v2.0, whole genome shotgun sequence genome has a window encoding:
- the adra1ab gene encoding alpha-1A adrenergic receptor yields the protein MVPSDENITFPVSESCPNCSSSSFAEVDITKAVTLGLVMGVFVIFGVLGNILVILSVVCHHHLRSVTHYFIANLAAADLLLSSTVLPFSATSEVLGRWVFGRSFCSAWAALDVLCCTASILSLCVISVDRYLAVSYPLHYPAMATGRRGLVAVAALWGLSAAISVGPLFGWKEPDPEDETECRITEEPGYAIFSALGSFYVPLAVILAMYCKVYVVAKRKTRDLREGRKREGGMHTEGEGVTLRIHRGNAPAKPEGQEEEGEKCIMRRRRTTFALMHLLKFSREKRAAKTLGIVVGCFVLCWLPFFLVMPIGSIFPSYRPSDTIFKITFWLGYLNSCINPIIYPCFSQEFQRAFLNVLHGRCLRQGGRSTKSLGFAPSYSPSPGPSSLFRSQPHASSSSTPPTQPRRAASPASHASSSGCWRTFSGSSSSVGVPGHTQSTRVHSKSLLKVWCFAAGENPSQQGAACLSPSAPGATCQTKVHCHSLGARGEAV from the exons ATGGTTCCCTCAGATGAGAACATCACGTTCCCTGTGTCAGAaagctgtcccaactgcagtTCCTCCTCCTTCGCTGAGGTGGATATCACTAAGGCGGTGACCCTGGGCCTGGTGATGGGGGTGTTTGTCATCTTCGGGGTTCTCGGTAACATCCTGGTTATCCTGTCTGTGGTGTGCCACCACCACCTACGCTCCGTCACACACTACTTCATCGCCAACCTTGCGGCGGCAGACCTGCTCCTGAGCTCCACCGTGCTGCCGTTCTCTGCCACCTCGGAGGTCCTAGGCCGCTGGGTGTTTGGCCGGTCTTTCTGCAGTGCCTGGGCCGCCCTGGATGTTCTCTGCTGCACTGCCTCTATCCTCAGCCTGTGTGTCATCTCTGTTGACCGCTACCTAGCAGTCAGCTACCCGCTGCACTACCCTGCCATGGCCACTGGGCGGCGCGGCCTGGTCGCAGTGGCAGCTCTCTGGGGCCTCTCGGCAGCCATATCCGTAGGTCCACTCTTCGGCTGGAAGGAGCCCGACCCAGAGGACGAGACTGAGTGCCGGATCACAGAGGAACCGGGTTATGCTATTTTCTCTGCCCTGGGGTCGTTCTATGTGCCACTAGCGGTCATCCTGGCCATGTATTGCAAGGTGTATGTGGTGGCCAAGCGGAAGACTCGAGAcctgagggagggaaggaagagggagggggggatgcatacagagggagagggagtgacacTGAGGATTCATCGGGGAAATGCCCCTGCTAAGCCAGAGGGgcaagaggaagagggagagaaatgcaTCATGAGGCGGAGACGCACCACCTTCGCCCTCATGCACCTGCTGAAATTCTCCCGAGAGAAGAGGGCAGCCAAGACTCTGGGCATTGTGGTTGGCTGCTTCGTTCTCTGCTGGCTGCCCTTCTTCCTGGTTATGCCCATTG GCTCCATATTCCCATCGTACAGGCCATCTGACACCATATTTAAGATCACCTTCTGGCTGGGCTACCTCAACAGCTGTATCAACCCCATTATCTATCCCTGCTTCAGCCAGGAGTTCCAGAGGGCCTTCCTCAACGTTCTGCATGGACGCTGCCTCAGACAGGGTGGCAGGAGCACCAAGTCTCTGGGGTTTGCTCCTTCCTATAGTCCCAGTCCTGGTCCATCGTCTCTTTTTAGATCCCAGCCtcacgcctcctcctcctccaccccccctaCCCAGCCACGCCGAGCCGCCTCCCCAGCCTCTCACGCCTCCTCCTCAGGCTGCTGGAGGACCTTCTCTGGCTCATCTTCCTCGGTGGGGGTGCCAGGCCATACCCAAAGTACCCGGGTCCACAGTAAAAGCCTGCTGAAGGTGTGGTGTTTTGCAGCGGGGGAGAACCCGTCCCAACAGGGTGCTGCTTGCCTGAGCCCCTCAGCCCCTGGTGCTACATGTCAAACGAAAGTCCATTGCCACTCCCTGGGAGCAAGAGGGGAGGCTGTCTGA